AGTAGAAGACGTCCTCTCCGTCACTGCCGTACATGCGCTCGATGCCCCGTTCGATGATCGTCGCCAGTTCATAGGCGAACGCCGGGTCGTACACTTCGCAGGAGGGGACGGTCGAGGCGAGCAGGAGGCTGTGCCCGTCCTGATGCTGCAAACCCTCGCCGAGCAACGTCGTGCGTCCCGCGGTTGCTCCCATGAGGAACCCTCGGGCGCGGGCGTCGGCCGCCGCCCACATGAAGTCGCCGATGCGCTGGAAGCCGAACATGGAGTAGAAGGTGTAGAACGGCACCATCGGCACACCCCGGTGCGCATACGCCGTTGCCGCAGCGGTCCAGGAGGCGATCGCTCCCGCCTCGGTGATTCCTTCTTCGAGGATCTGGCCGTCGGTGGCCTCCTCGTAGGAAAGGAGGAGCCCGGCGTCGACGGGGACGTAGCGCTGTCCGTGCGGCGCGTAGATCTTCAACTCCTTGAACAGCGAATCCATCCCGAATGTGCGGCCTTCGTCGGGGATGATCGGAACGACTCTGGGACCGAACGTCTCGTGGCGAGCCAGGTTGCGGAGCAGTCGGGTGAACGCCATCGTCGTCGAGAATGCCTGAGTGCTCGAACCCGCGTCGAATTCGGAGAACGGGTCCGGTCCCGGCAGCTCGATCGGTCTGCGGATTCTGACTCTTCGTTTGGGGACGGAACCGCCGAGGGTCTTTCGGCGCTCCATCAGGTACTCGTACTCGGGGGTGCCCACATCCGGCCGGTAGTACGGCGGTTCCCTGTGTTCGGTCAGCATCTCGTCGGGGATCTCTTCCTGCAGGTGGAGGCGGTCCCGCAGCCCGATCAGCTCACGGCCGGTGAGCTTCTTGATCTGATGAGTCGCGTTGCGGGCCTCCACGGACGGACCGAGAGTCCAGCCTTTGATCGTCTTGGCGATGATCGCCGTCGGGCGGCCCTCATGCTCGACCGCTGCCCGGTAGGCCGCGTAGATCTTGTGGTAGTCGTGTCCGCCGCGAGGGAGTTTGCGCAGTTGATCGTCACTGAGATGCTCGACGAGTTTGCGCAGGCGCAGGTCGGGACCGAAGAACTTGTCCCTGATGTACTCTCCGGACTCGACGGCGTACTTCTGATACTCCCCGTCGAGGGTGCTGTTCATCCTGTTGACGAGCACGCCGTCGACATCCCTTGCGAGCAACTCGTCCCAACCGGATCCCCAGATCACTTTGATGACGTTCCAGCCGGCGCCTCGAAGCATGGCTTCCAGTTCCTGAATGATCTTCCCGTTGCCCCGCACCGGTCCATCGAGGCGCTGAAGATTGGCGTTGATGACCCACGTGAGGTTGTCGAGACCTTCGCGTGCCGCGATGCTCACTCCGGCAAGCGCTTCGGGCTCGTCCATCTCCCCGTCGCCGAGGAACGCCCAGACACGTGATTGTGACGTGTCATCGATGTGGCGATTGTGGAGATAGCGGTTGAAACGGGCGAGATAGACCGAGTTGAGGGGACCTAGTCCCATCGAGACGGTCGGGAATTCCCAGAAGTTCGGCATCAACCGAGGGTGTGGGTACGAGGAGATTCCCCGGCCACCGACCTCGAGCCTGAAGTGGTCGAGCTGGTCTTCGGTCAGGCGGCGTTCGAGGAAGGCACGGGCATAGATGCCCGGCGCGGCGTGACCCTGGATGAAAACCTGGTCGCCGGAGGATCCATCGTCCTTCCCGCGGAAGAAATGGTTGAAGCCGACCTCGTAGAGGGCGGCCGACGAGGCGAACGTGGACAGGTGCCCTCCGATTCCCTCCGCTGCATGGTTGGCACGCACGACCATGACGGCGGCGTTCCAGCGGATGAACCTGCGGATCCGCTTTTCGAGAGCGTCGTCTCCGGGGAACCACGCCTGTTCCTCGGCCGGGATCGTATTGACGTAGGGCGTGTTGATCGTGGCAGGGATCCCCACCTGCTGCTCCCTGGCGCGCAGCAACATGCGAGACAACAGATACCGTGCCCTGGTCTTGCCTTCGACGGCGATGAGTTGGTCGAGCGAGTCGAGCCATTCTTGGGTCTCGGTGGGGTCGGTGTCGGGGAGCTGCTGCACGAAGCGGTCGATATTCACGAAGGTCTCTCTGGCCGGTCGATGCAGAGAGTATCGAAGCACGAGGCCTAAGCAGAGTCGGGCGGCGCAGCGGCTCTTCCGGGCGTAGACTCGATTGGCATGCAGGACACCCATGCAGACAAGTCCTTTTGGCTCGCCACCTACGGCCCCTACACGCCAAACGATCCGGTGAGCGAATCCGTGGATGTCGACGTGGCCGTCGTCGGGGGCGGCTTCACCGGGCTCTCGACCGCCTACAACCTGCGGCTGCTCGAACCGACACTACGAGTCGCGGTCCTGGAAGCCGAGGTGATCGGTTACGGGGCAAGCGGTCGGAACGGCGGCTTCTCCATGACGCTCTTCGGTCTCGAACCGGCCGTCACGAAGTTTCGCTTCGGGGTCCAACGGACCGTGGAGGCCCATCGATACATGGAGCGGGCGGTCGACTACGTCGACGACTTGATCCGCAGCCGGAACCTTCAATCCGACTACTGGTTCCCGGGCTTTCTGCGCGTGGCGACCACTCGCGCCTACGTCAAGCGCATCCAGCACGACATGAAGTTGCTGACCGACATGGGCATCACCGGCCTCGAGTGGTGGGACGCCGATCGGGTGCGGGAGCAGGTCGATTCCCCCCTGTTCCTCGGCGCTTGGTGGGAACCGCGTTCGGGGCTCTTGAATCCGGCCAAGCACGTGCGGGAGTTGAAGAGGATCGCCCAGGAGGCCGGTGCGGCGATCTATGAGCACAGTCCGGTTCAGCAGATCGATCGGGGTGATCACTTCAGGCTCGAAACTCCGGGGGGAACGGTCACTGCGGATCGAGTCGTGCTGGCCACCAATGCCTACTCGCATCTGCTACCGGAGTTGCGCCGCTCCCAGGTGCCTGCCTTCACACATATGGTCGTCACCGAACCGCTCTCCGACGAGCAGTTGGGGGCCATCGGATGGTCGAACCGGCAGGGCATCGAGGATGCTCGCAACCTCGTGCACTACTTCAGGCTCACCGCCGACAACCGCCTGGCGATGGGAGGGAGTGACGTATCACTCACATATGGGATCGACATGGACCGCGATCTCAACGAGCGGGTGTTCCAACGCCTCGAGACCGACGTCGTCGAGATTTTCCCCTCCCTTTCAGGGGTGCGGTTCACGGATCGATGGGGTGGACCGGTGTCGGTGCCGGTCGACATGGCGCCGGCCATCGGCTTCTTGGGGGACCGGAGGGTCGTGTACTCGATCGGCTGTGTCGGGCATGGCGTGTCGCTGTCCCAACTCAACGGAAAGACGATTGCCGATCTGGTGCTCGAGCGTGACACGGACCTGACGAACGTCTGGTTCGTGGGGCGCCGGCTGATTCCTTGGCCTCCGGAACCGCTCCGGTTCGCCCTATCGGCAGGTATCCGAGGCTATCTGCGGGGTGAGGACTGGGTCCACGAGCGCCCGCTGCGCGCGGGGCGCTGAAGCAGGGCCGGTACACTCGCCCGATGGGCAGACTTCCCGTGTTCGAGGACGTGCAGGCCGCCGCGGATCGCATCGCCGTGTTCGTGCACCGCACCCCGATCATGACCTCGGCGACGCTCGACCGCGATCTTGGCGCGTCGGTGTTCTTCAAGTGTGAGAACCTCCAGAAGATCGGCGCCTTCAAAGCCAGGGGGGCCGTGAATGCGGTCCTCTCTCTCGACGAGGACACCGCCGCCCGCGGAGTGGTGACCCACTCGTCGGGGAACCATGGGCAGGCGCTCGCCTACGCGGCGTCGATCCGGAAGATCCCCTGTGCGGTCGTCATGCCGGATACGGCTCCGCGGATCAAGGTCGACGCGGTGCGCGGCTACGGGGCCGACGTGGTGTTCTGTGCACAGTCCGAGCGGGAGGCCACCGCGGAACAGGTGTGTGCCGAGCGGGGAGCGACGATCGTCCACCCATTCAACGACCCGGTGGTGATCGCCGGCCAGGGCACTGCGGCACTGGAGCTGGTGGCCCAGGTCGAGGGTCTGGATCTCCTCGTGGCGCCGATCGGAGGGGGAGGTCTGCTGTCGGGAACGACGCTGGTGGCCGAAGCGCTCCTCCCGTCGGCCCCGGTGGTGGGGGCCGAGCCCGAGATGGTCGATGATGCGTACCGGTCGCTGATCAGCGGGTTTCTCCAGCCAAGGGTGTCCCGAGCGACGACGATCGCGGACGGGTTGATCACCGGGATGGGGGAGTTGGCCTTCGAGATCCTGCGGGAGCGCAAGGTCGAGATCGTGACCGTGTCCGAGGAGCAGATCGTCGTCGCGGCGCGATTCTTCGCAGAGAGGATGAAGCTGGTCGTCGAGCCGTCGGGGGCGACGAGCCTGGCGGCCATTCGGGCGATGGGAGGGCGCGTCGCCGGCCTGCGGGTCGGCGTGATCGTCTCCGGAGGAAACACCGACTTCTCCTGGCTACAGCGTTGAACCCTGGGCTCGTAGGTGCCCTGTGGGTACCTACGAGCCCAGGGTTCAGGGATACGATGAGGCGATCGCCTCGAGCGTTCGAGGACTATGGTGCCTCGCCATGGACATTGATGCGCTTCGCGCCGACACGCCCGGATGCTTCGACGTCGTTCACTTCAACAACGCCGGCACTTCGCTACCTCCGCGGCCGGTCATTGACGCGCAGATCTCCTGGATCAACCAGGAGGCCCACACCGGCGGGTACGAGATGGCAGAAGACCTCCAGGAGCAGGTCGCCGGCGTCTACGGCTCCCTTGCCAGACTCATCGGAGCCGACCCGAGCGAGATCGCATTGATGGAGAATGCCACCGTCGCCTGGTGGCAGGCGTTCCACAGCCTCGATCTGCAGGGCAAGACGGTGCTCACATCCGAGGTCGACTACGGGGCGAACTTCATCAGCTACCTCCAGGCTGCTCGGCGCGACGATGTGGAAACGGTCGTCGTTCCCTCGGACGAATCTGGCCAGATCTCCCTCGAGGAACTCGAGAAGCGTCTCGACGAACGAGTCGGACTGCTCGCCGTGTCTCACATGCCCACCAACGGAGGACTTGTGAACCCCGCAGCAGAGATCGGGGCAATGGCCCGCGAGGCGGGCGTTCCGTTCCTTCTCGATGCGTGCCAAACGGTCGGCCAGATGCCGATCGACGTCGACGCCATCGGGTGCAGTTTCCTCTCGGCCACCGGTCGCAAGTATCTTCGGGGGCCGCGGGGCACCGGTTTCCTGTATGCGCGCTCGTCGTTCCTGGAGGCCAACGAACCGTTGATGCTCGATCATTTCGGTGCCTCGTGGGTCGAACCCGAGCGGTATGTTCTTCGTCCCGACGCCCGTCGGTACGAGACGTGGGAATCGAATCACGCGATCAAAGCCGGGTTGGGGGTCGCAGCCGAGTATGCGATGTCCGTCGGACTCGAGTCGATTGCCGGGCGAGTCTTCGCCCTTGCGGCGGAACTGCGGGACAAGCTCACCGGGATCGGGGCAACTACGTACGACCTCGGTCGGGTGAAAGGGGGGATCGTCACCTTCTCGGTGCCCGGGGTGGATGCGGCAGCCGTGAAGCGGGAGCTTCGTGCGCAGTCGATCAATACGTCGCTGGTCGATCCTGCCTCCACGCTCATCGACGCCAAGCGCCGGCACCTTCCGGAGATGGTTCGCGCGTCGGTGCACTACTACAACACGAGTGGGGAGATCGACACACTGATCGCCGCGCTCGAGCCGTGGTCCACCCGTTCTCGTGACGGTTGACCGGAATAGTCCCACCCAACTGTCACGAGAACGGGTGGAATGGTGGGGGGACCTCTAAACTGACGCGGGAAGGAGGTGCGCATGCATCGAGATCGGCTCACCCGCCCGCTCGTCCGGGAAGATGGGGCTCTTCGACCGGCATCGTGGGACGAGGCGCTCGACAGAGCAGCCGGCGGCATCCAATCCGTCACCAGGCAGTACGGCCCGGGAGCGTTCGGGGTGATGAGCTGCTCCAAAGGCACCAACGAGATGAACTATCTCGCACAGAAGCTCGCCCGTGTCGCCGTTGGAACCAACACGATCGACTCGTGTAACCGTACCTGACACGCTCCCAGTGTCGTCGGTCTGGCGACAGTATTCGGAGCAGGTGGTGGAACGAGTTCCTACAAGGAAGCTGAGGACACCGGTCTCATCGTCCTGTGGGGTTCCAACGCGCGCGATGCACACCCGATCTTCTTTCATCATGTCCTCAAGGGGATCCGCCGCGGTGCGAAGCTGATCGTCGTCGATCCCAGACGCAGCTCATCCGCGGCGTTCGCCGATCTCTGGCTCGGCCTCGACGTTGGATCCGACATCGCCCTGGCCAACGCAGTCGGGCGCGAGATCATCACGGCCGGCTTGCACAACCGCGAGTTCGTCGAACGTGCCACGAGTGGCTTCGACGACTACCGAGCCGCCGTCGATGCATGGACGCTGGACCGAGCGGCCGAAGTCACCGGCGTCCCTGCAGATGCCATCCAGGAGTTCGCCCACGCCTACGCCCTCGCGTCGACGGCCCAACTGTGTTGGACCCTCGGGATCACCGAACACCACTGCGGGACCGACAACGTCTTCTCACTGATCAACCTGGCGTTGCTCACCGGACACATCGGTCGATGGGGATCCGGCCTGGTCCCCTTGCGGGGTCAGAACAACGTTCAGGGAGGAGCCGACATGGGTGCGCTTCCGAACAAGCTTCCCGGCTTCAAGGACGTGTCCGACGACGTGGAGCGGGCCCGGTTCGAGGCAGCGTACGGCACGCAGCTGCCGGCCGAACCCGGATGGCACATCTCGCAGATGTTCGACGCGATGGAACGCAATGACCTCAGGTCCGTGTACATCATCGGTGAGAATCCGGCGCAGTCCGAAGCCGACGCGACGAGGGTACGCGGGCTCCTCGCCGGCCTCGATCATCTCGTCGTGCAAGACATGTTCCTCACCAAGACGGCAGGGTTCGCCGACGTCGTCTTGCCCGCGGCGGCAGGCTGGGCCGAGACTGACGGAACCTTCACCTCGTCGGAGCGTCGGGTGCAGCTCGTGCGGAGAGCCCTGGACCCGCCGGGCGAGGCGAAAGACGACCTTGTGATCATCGCCGACCTTGCCGCACGCCTCGGCCACGACTGGGGCCATCCGACTGCAGAGGAACTGTGGGATGAGCTGCGTGGGCTCTCGGCGATCCATGCGGGAATGAGCTATGAGCGTCTGGCATCCCACGGTGGCCTTCAATGGCCGTGCCGAGACGAGGACGATCCCGGCCGGCCATTCCTTCACGGTCGCCTCTGGGACGATCCGGTGACCGGCTCCAGGGCACCGTTCACGCCCGTCGAGTGGATTCCCCCCGTCGACGAGCTCAGCGAGGAGTATCCCATCAGGCTGACCACGGGGCGCCGACTCGATTCCTACAACACCGGTGTGCAGTCCGGCCGGTACTCGTCGCCGAAACGATGGGGTGAGAGCATCGATCTCTCACCGGAGGATGCTGCCACTCTCGGGCTTG
This DNA window, taken from bacterium BMS3Abin02, encodes the following:
- the puuB gene encoding gamma-glutamylputrescine oxidoreductase; its protein translation is MQDTHADKSFWLATYGPYTPNDPVSESVDVDVAVVGGGFTGLSTAYNLRLLEPTLRVAVLEAEVIGYGASGRNGGFSMTLFGLEPAVTKFRFGVQRTVEAHRYMERAVDYVDDLIRSRNLQSDYWFPGFLRVATTRAYVKRIQHDMKLLTDMGITGLEWWDADRVREQVDSPLFLGAWWEPRSGLLNPAKHVRELKRIAQEAGAAIYEHSPVQQIDRGDHFRLETPGGTVTADRVVLATNAYSHLLPELRRSQVPAFTHMVVTEPLSDEQLGAIGWSNRQGIEDARNLVHYFRLTADNRLAMGGSDVSLTYGIDMDRDLNERVFQRLETDVVEIFPSLSGVRFTDRWGGPVSVPVDMAPAIGFLGDRRVVYSIGCVGHGVSLSQLNGKTIADLVLERDTDLTNVWFVGRRLIPWPPEPLRFALSAGIRGYLRGEDWVHERPLRAGR
- a CDS encoding putative formate dehydrogenase, producing the protein MHRDRLTRPLVREDGALRPASWDEALDRAAGGIQSVTRQYGPGAFGVMSCSKGTNEMNYLAQKLARVAVGTNTIDSCNRT
- the psdht gene encoding phenylserine dehydratase; its protein translation is MGRLPVFEDVQAAADRIAVFVHRTPIMTSATLDRDLGASVFFKCENLQKIGAFKARGAVNAVLSLDEDTAARGVVTHSSGNHGQALAYAASIRKIPCAVVMPDTAPRIKVDAVRGYGADVVFCAQSEREATAEQVCAERGATIVHPFNDPVVIAGQGTAALELVAQVEGLDLLVAPIGGGGLLSGTTLVAEALLPSAPVVGAEPEMVDDAYRSLISGFLQPRVSRATTIADGLITGMGELAFEILRERKVEIVTVSEEQIVVAARFFAERMKLVVEPSGATSLAAIRAMGGRVAGLRVGVIVSGGNTDFSWLQR
- the aceE gene encoding pyruvate dehydrogenase E1 component, whose product is MNIDRFVQQLPDTDPTETQEWLDSLDQLIAVEGKTRARYLLSRMLLRAREQQVGIPATINTPYVNTIPAEEQAWFPGDDALEKRIRRFIRWNAAVMVVRANHAAEGIGGHLSTFASSAALYEVGFNHFFRGKDDGSSGDQVFIQGHAAPGIYARAFLERRLTEDQLDHFRLEVGGRGISSYPHPRLMPNFWEFPTVSMGLGPLNSVYLARFNRYLHNRHIDDTSQSRVWAFLGDGEMDEPEALAGVSIAAREGLDNLTWVINANLQRLDGPVRGNGKIIQELEAMLRGAGWNVIKVIWGSGWDELLARDVDGVLVNRMNSTLDGEYQKYAVESGEYIRDKFFGPDLRLRKLVEHLSDDQLRKLPRGGHDYHKIYAAYRAAVEHEGRPTAIIAKTIKGWTLGPSVEARNATHQIKKLTGRELIGLRDRLHLQEEIPDEMLTEHREPPYYRPDVGTPEYEYLMERRKTLGGSVPKRRVRIRRPIELPGPDPFSEFDAGSSTQAFSTTMAFTRLLRNLARHETFGPRVVPIIPDEGRTFGMDSLFKELKIYAPHGQRYVPVDAGLLLSYEEATDGQILEEGITEAGAIASWTAAATAYAHRGVPMVPFYTFYSMFGFQRIGDFMWAAADARARGFLMGATAGRTTLLGEGLQHQDGHSLLLASTVPSCEVYDPAFAYELATIIERGIERMYGSDGEDVFYYITIYNENYTQPPKPAGVEQGIIDGLYRWAPAPEGPSLEATLLFSGTAHTAAREARRELAEHYDVGVELWSATSYKRLREEALSSERWNRLHPGSEPRIPLVTSLLNDAHGPIVAVTDFLKAVPDQIARWAPRRFIPLGTDGYGRSDTREALRRFFETDTGHVVVAVLSSLETEGVIQPEVVADAIARYGIDPDLPDPRTSWPEVREE
- the fdhF gene encoding formate dehydrogenase H codes for the protein MHNREFVERATSGFDDYRAAVDAWTLDRAAEVTGVPADAIQEFAHAYALASTAQLCWTLGITEHHCGTDNVFSLINLALLTGHIGRWGSGLVPLRGQNNVQGGADMGALPNKLPGFKDVSDDVERARFEAAYGTQLPAEPGWHISQMFDAMERNDLRSVYIIGENPAQSEADATRVRGLLAGLDHLVVQDMFLTKTAGFADVVLPAAAGWAETDGTFTSSERRVQLVRRALDPPGEAKDDLVIIADLAARLGHDWGHPTAEELWDELRGLSAIHAGMSYERLASHGGLQWPCRDEDDPGRPFLHGRLWDDPVTGSRAPFTPVEWIPPVDELSEEYPIRLTTGRRLDSYNTGVQSGRYSSPKRWGESIDLSPEDAATLGLADGDLARVTSRRGSVEAPVRTDPDLRPGLAFMTFHFPDQVDTNVLTLDAWDPKSGTSEYKATAVRIEGLGESS
- the csd_1 gene encoding putative cysteine desulfurase, giving the protein MGTYEPRVQGYDEAIASSVRGLWCLAMDIDALRADTPGCFDVVHFNNAGTSLPPRPVIDAQISWINQEAHTGGYEMAEDLQEQVAGVYGSLARLIGADPSEIALMENATVAWWQAFHSLDLQGKTVLTSEVDYGANFISYLQAARRDDVETVVVPSDESGQISLEELEKRLDERVGLLAVSHMPTNGGLVNPAAEIGAMAREAGVPFLLDACQTVGQMPIDVDAIGCSFLSATGRKYLRGPRGTGFLYARSSFLEANEPLMLDHFGASWVEPERYVLRPDARRYETWESNHAIKAGLGVAAEYAMSVGLESIAGRVFALAAELRDKLTGIGATTYDLGRVKGGIVTFSVPGVDAAAVKRELRAQSINTSLVDPASTLIDAKRRHLPEMVRASVHYYNTSGEIDTLIAALEPWSTRSRDG